The Panicum virgatum strain AP13 chromosome 3N, P.virgatum_v5, whole genome shotgun sequence genome includes the window TCCTGGCCCCCGCCGCTCGAGGGCCACTGCAGCTCGGCCGCGAGGAGGAGTCGCGGCGAGGTGGCCGCCCTGGCCCCGCGCGGGAGGGAGGGCGCAGGGGGATGGCcggagctccccgccgccggaggaggggcgcagggggaggccggagctccccgccgccggacgccgcgtcgaggagcagagcagaggagggcTGCCCGGCCGCTGCTTGCCTCGCCGGCGGGCGCCGAGCTCGAGCcgggccatggccgccgtgccgccgggccgccgagcttgagccgggccgccgagctcgagccgTGCCGTCCAAGCAggcgagctcgagggggagctcgccagggagggagagggagggaggggcgcagggggaggccggagctccccgccgccggacgCCGCGCCGCGGAGTGCCTCGCTGCCACGGCTCCGCCTCCCGCCCACGCACCGCTGCCTCCCGCCCGGCCGCGACGCTCCGCGCCCCCTGCTCGCtcccaccacctcctccgccatgGTTCCGCGAGGGCCGGTGCAGCCGCAGCGCGCGCCCAGCccggctcgccacgccgccacggccggccgaggaggagcaggggccgtGGCCGCCGTGCGCACccagccccgccccgccccgcgcggCGCGTGCCTCCCTGCGGGCCGGAGCCGGAGGCCTGCCATGGGGGGCGGGCGGGAGCTCGAGGaagccgccgcgcgcaccgcgcggccatggcctccgccggCGTAGGGCCCTCCGCCGGCGGGGAAGGGAGGCgctggggagggggcggcgtgccTGCGGGAgccggagagagagaggcagaacggggaggggggagagagagggtgcCGAGGGGAGTAAAAAaatctgacgtgtgggcccatctgctggtagttggtatagagtggAGATATAGAGAGTGAACGAGTGCAGCAAAACTGAATATAGAgaggagaatcttgatgactAGGCAGGAATATTCCTTTTAGAGAGTGAATTTAGAGAGTGACGAGTGCGGAGAGCCTTACAGGAAGACGGGGACCTCGGAGTCTCGGACAAGACGGGGGACCGGCAACAACTGGCGCGcacgatggatggatggatggatggatggataggaTAACTGCAAATGGACCTTGGCCCGATCAAATGAAATAAAGTCAATCCAGTAGCCTGCCGCTCCGAGCCCAACAACCCCGATCGCCTCCCTCCGCATGTATCTGGGCCACCGCTGGCCCAACGCACGCCTACTCCCCCGATTCCTACGGCGCCCACAGATTCCTCGGCGAGAGCCGAAAGATGCACACTTTTGTTctgtgcagtgcagtgcaggtGCAGCCACTATACATGTATATGCAACACCAATTGGAGCTACCTAATAACCTTCTGCCGATATTACTAGACATCAAAACCCAATGATTATACATAAATAAATAAGCAAAAGTGTGCTGTCAAGTTGTATCCCGTGACACGGCATGTAAACAGGGTAAACGGCCGCGTAACCGAGCAGAATGGAACCTAGTGCCAACGTGAACCAAGTCCCAGCATGAACCCATTCTTCTCCGCCAAACAAACATGCTCTAGAGTGGAGTCTAGATGGCTGGATGGTAGGACAAGTCGGACAGCACATGTTTCTCCATAAGGCTAGGCAACTTTTGTTGCTCTCTCATCTGTTAGGCCCCGAATGAATCAGGCCCGACAAGATGGCGACGAACATGTAAGCGACTCAAGGCCCGAACTATTTAGACTTGTTTCCAATTTCTTATTTGGAATTCCTAAGCAACCCGTCGGTTCCTGTTTTGTCCGTCACTTGTCTTTCCCCCGTACATACTTTGCGTGTTTAGATTGGTTCAAAGAATGGATTCAATCCCAAACAATCTCTGTTGGTGAtttttgctggatccagcatgCTTACATATAACTCCAGTGAATTTTTTACTATTTTACCATGtttctatgatttttctataatttaaaaACTAAAAATAGATTTATAAATACCTAAAAATTATTTTACTTGTGGAAAAATACCAAAAAATCCTTTATGTTATCGTTTTCTTGGTTAAAAACCTAAACCTATATGCAGGTCACGGAAGGGTTAAGAAACTAAACAAAATcgtttttggcaaaatagcCAAGTTCAAGAAAAAAACGGCCAAAAAACTAAGCACAATTTTTTTAGGCCCAAAGAAATAATTCTGTCCAACAACATCTCTTTTAGATGTAGGGGGTTACTAGCACTCTACAGCGAGTGTTTCTAGCTAAATGGGTTAGGTGGCTGTAGTAATACTCCTCAGTTCTGGATTTCAAGCCGGGtttaaggaaaaaaaatcctctCACTAGTGCAACCAGGGTTGCAAAGGTTTTCTCAACCAGAAAACCGAAATACGGTAGGGCGATCATACCCTCCGGTCGAGTTAATTTTTTTGCTAGCAGCTTCCATCGACGTGTTCTTTGCAGTGCTGCCCGAGCATTTTATAGCAATCAAATCAAGCATCTAATCCCCTATTTAATTCTTCCGCCCGGAGAAAACAATCCTCCATAGCCCAGCATGATTCCTCTCTCTACTGTTACCATCAACCAACCATGCATGGGtccagagaagaagaaagaaaccgCTTTGGAACAAACGCCTTTTCCGCTCCCGAAAGCTCACTTCCATTGTGTGGCTGCCGTTGCTCGGAGCCTGCAGCCCCCTCTCCTCCGTCCATGGATCTGAGCCGCCACTCCTCTTCTCCTATCATCACGCCTGAATTGAAGCCGATCTGAGGCAGGCCGGTGATGATATGCATATGCCCGTGGGCCGTGGTGACGGGAACTCTTCTGTCCCTCTCACGCTGCCATATCAGATCTTGAGATATGCTGTGCGGCTTTTCAGGGCTCGGATAGCCAGGCCACGCTTGTACTCTTTGGTTTCTGGGACCTGCATCTGGAGGGCTACTGTGATAGTAAGTTGATAAGGGCAACAGGTACAAAAAAGAAAATACTGATTATCGGATGGATAGACTAATTTGGGATTAGGATTTGGTCCTTGGATTCAACAACTGAATCAGCTTTGCctcaattattttttttgaagcctCAACCCTTCGAGTATAAGTTGTAGTATCTGAACTCACATACAAACTCACACCTCACACACGCGCCCACACACATCCTCACACACATCTTTTGCATGCAAGCTAGATCTACAACCTATATCTAGAAACTGCACGTGCCTGAGAGGTATCCAAAATCACCAGCGAGCTTCACACGTGATAGATATGTTATCTTGACCATTGTGGCGCATCCACGTATGAGGCAGCTGCACAGGAACCTGCAAGAGAATAATAGAGACGAAGCCAGTGAGAGGCGAGTGCGATTCCTGGAAATTGAACTCGCGCCGGTAGCCCGCACACCAGCGGAGCAGCCTCTTTGGTGGTATTGATCTAGAAATGCTGGTATTGATCTAGAAATGCTGCTGGCTGCGACAATTACAGTAAATAATAGTATACTGCAAGCTGCAGAGTCAGCACAGAAGCTTCAGACCTCCTTCCTGGTAAGCTAGCGTATCAAACTATAGATAATCTCATTCATACAGGCAACATATAGTAGTAGGCAGCATATGTCACTAAAACAACTTTAGCAATATACTGCAAGAACTTTGATGACAGACATGGCAACAACGACCGGAACATCGACGCACCACCTGGGTTACGCCACATACTACAATGCAAGCAGCCTGCAGACAAAGTGGAGGAGGAGTGACTGGTTCAGCACCAGCTCTTGAATTGGGACGTCGTCGCCGTACGGCAGCGGGGGAGGTTGGTCTCCGGCCCTCTGGCTACCTTCTTCCGTTCCGCCGCTTCCCAGACGCCGCCTGCCTCCGGCCCGGCTGCGCCGGCCGCTCTTCATTCAGGAAGTGTCCTTGTCGGTTCTCACCTGCCCAAGCGCAGCCACGCAAAACCTTAACAAAGCGCCTCCACTGAAATTCCCAAAAACTCCGCTTTCGGTGGTGCTCTTTAATAATCTGTCTACTACAAGGAGCCGCTGGTGAAAAGATCCGTCAAAAGTTACAATGGCTTGTGTGGGAAGAGGAAAAAATGAGTCCAGTCACAAATCGTTGGCTTTTTTTTACGActgtaaaaaataatataagcTGACTGTTCCGGGGGTAACTAATATACCCTTTTCTCTTCCCCATGTTTCACAAATTATtacctttcctcttcccctTGTTTCACAAATCATTAGGTTATATAGTGTAAGATTGAATGGTACGGTAATATAACCTTGTTTACTACTCCATCTGTTCTAAATTATAGATTGTTATAATATTTCTATATGATAATTTTTCACTGTACGCACAGATTTACACTATTGtttagatacatagcaaaaattatgcatctaCAATTCTACAAATACCAAAACGGCCTATAATttagaacagagggagtatatttatttttataccCTTTCAACTTACTCCTCTATTAAAAAATGTAATGCATATTTTGATTCAAAACTGTCAAATTCTATAAACTTTGACCTATAATAGTTAAATTATGCATACATTTGATGCATTAAttttacacatatatatattaattattaaatatgCTGTGAAGATTCCTTTGGCCAACACCATATGCTGTGAAGATTCCTCACTCCTGCTCGTGTTGGTATTAATTAATAATCACGGATGGCAATAAGAAGATGACATTGTTGTCTAATGAAttgattaattaattaatcGATGGTCGAGGCTGTCCTTCTTCTTATACATTACTTTACAAATCCCCAGGTAGATCAGGCTCCATTTGAGGGAGGTAGTAGGTAGGTTTGGTCTGCAGACGATGCCTGCTTctacttgctgttgctggccTGGCCCCAAAAACCTTCCCCAGATGCCCCCTAAAACTTCTGAACTCTGCTTTCAGTGGAAGATTGTTAGCTTAGAGTGGATCAGGTCAAGATATTTtgagaaaaataataatataaataatgttgtgttgttgttgttgttatacCAACACCAAGCCACTGGCAAAGTTTTGCGTGCATTTTCCATGTATCATCTTCGATTATTTGCTGATCCAAAACAACAACACAGCATGGGTGACATCTGCTTGTCGGTATCGGATTTTCTTGTCTCGTCGCCGCATCTAATTTTGCTGAATATAAATCATCGCGTTTGTTGTCTGTTGTTGTCACGCGTGTTTGGTTTCTTACTTGAAATAGCGCATTGTCTCCTTTTGCCATTGCTAGTTTCCGTTTGATTCCTTGCTAATTTCTAATATTTGGGTTACAAAATTTTTCAACAACATCATCTCAGTATTTTCTAAACCTTAGTAGAAGTACACTGGTATGGAACTACATTTCAGAGATAAGTGTCCCTGAGATGGTCACCCTTTCCCTAGCCGGTGCTGGGTGGAGATTACTCACTTCACTACCAGAAAACGGCACATTCGTCCCTACACGTTAATACCGGACGCactttggtccggtactaaaggtcaatttagtaccgggcggtaCGCACAGTACCCTGAGAGCCGAAtagtaccggctggaaccaCCACTGGCGTCGAGAGATAACTATTTAGtactggctggtggctccagccggtactaagtaGCACCCAAAAAATTTAATACCGGACAGAAACACGACCCGGTATAAAAAGATGCTCTATTTGTATCGGACGTAGCCTTCGTCCAGTACTAACTGATCAGGCGCACAAAATATCTTCTGGTGGGCATGCCGTGGCCTTTATCTCTTCCCTCTTCTCCCTTTTTCCCTAATCTCTTCTCTCGCTCAATCTTTTCTTCGTTCTGATTCCATTCTCCCCTCTCGAGCAGAGCTCCCGGCGCATGGCAGCCCCCCGGCCGCCCAGCCGCGGCATGGCGCCGGAGACGCACGCGGGCGGTTGCGgcccggggccggcggcggctggtgggCGCGTGCGGccttggcggtggcggcgcctcgCGCGGGCGGGGGTGCACGGGGCCGGCGAGCTCCCCCACAGGCccagccgcggcggcagcggcgcctcgcGCGGGCGGGGTGCGCAGGGCCGGCGAGCTCCCCACGCGCAGGcctagccgcggcggcggtgcgggcggGCGTGTCACGGCGAGCAGTGCTGGCGGGCGACGCCGTGGCTGCACACGTGGGCACGCGGCGGCCGACGGGTTCCTGTAGGCGAGTTGGCAAGTTGTGTTGTGTCtatttttcttcattttcaATAGAATGTTGAATCTAGTAGAATGTTGAATAATCTCTCTGTTTAATGTTTTCTGTTGTATAATTATTTTGTAATCTTGGGACTTTGTAATTTTGGCTAAGAATGGTGTAATCCAACCGAAACTTTTCTGACTCCACATTTTTTTATCGTTCTTCTTTGTTCCTCTTTGTTCTTGGGAAGAACAGAGAGGAGAAAGATGAAGGTCGTGGAAAGAGAAACGAGAGGGGAGACAAAGAGGATGAGTAGTAGAAAAGCAGCCTATTTTTTTGCGCGAAAATTTGTTTAGTACCGGTTTGGATTTCTGACCGGTACTAACTgtcacatttagtaccggttgtacCGACCGATATTAAATTGCTTGCATTTTAGTACCGATGAATCAGTACCAGTTGAGGAACCGGTACTAACCTGGACTTTCTGACCGGTACATATGCTAGTTTTTCTAGCAGTGCTTCTGCTTGTGTTGATAACATGATCAAGGACAACAATAGGAAAAAAATATTACttagtggatggatggatgggatGCATTGACTAATCCATGGATGAGGCGGTTGTCTTACCAGATATTAGTTTACAGATCCCCTAGCTGTGAATACATAACACCCAGAATATTATACGGATCTGCTAACTTGGGACCAACACAAATGTGTGAACAGCCTCCTGCATAGCGTACAACACCGAGGGAGGGGTTGGTTTGGTTGTCTTCCACCTCTTCTAGAGTTCAATCCAGATGAAGCCTTCACTGCAGCTCCATCAACTGCCCCAAATGGAACCGCACGAGAACTAAAAAAACTTCCCCAAATGGATCTAGTTTTGGTGGAGCTTGGAGTGACCCACAAGGCGAAGATTGAGCAATAATATTTAACCTAAATTTGCTAGGCTGACACCGAGCCCTCGTCATCGACTCTTTGCCCGTCTGTTTTACTCAACGCTGATGATTATTTTTTACGTCCACCCACCCATTGTAATTTTTATACGAGAACAGGAAATGTGAGACGACCGGCCACATGATGATGATTGTTTTACTTGAAATATATATCATATTCTATCTTTGTCCCATTGTTACCACGCTTCCCAATATGtactttttaatttgaattacgGAAGTAGGATCCCTTCACATACAAAATGGTCACGAGcagtggcggaaccaggatTGAGTTGAACCCCGAGCCGAGTTTTAAATATAGTTGTGACAAAAACCAGACGTCGACAAACTCATAGTTCAAAAGATACACAAGAACATAATGGAAGTTCAAAAGATACACGAGAACATAATGGAAAGAGAGAAAACATACAACAAGTGTCATCGCGAAATAgtatatttattcttcttcagcaatttttTAGATTTATTCAACAATTTtttgggccgaaccccgggccatggcACGGGTGGCCCGGGGTGTACATCCGCCACTGGTCACGAGTCTTATCTTCAAATAACCTTACCTTGGTCTCAAACATAGGGTTTATTGGTTAAATTGGTCACTTGTTGGTGTGTAaaacaaaattttcaaaaatggggtGCTAGGAAATATGAGTGTGTTTCAATAATATCTATTCTATGAATATGCACATACTAGGGGAATATCTAACCCCAAATGTAACTTGTTTCACAAGAGTGTCGTGGTATACTGATCAACCATATTGCTCCTCTATCATGTCGTACTTCTCAACTCTCTTATAGGGTTAAAAGTATGCATCCATATGACCATATTGGAGAAATAAAAGGAGTGTATTAAAGTGCAAATGCATACACCTTAATGGGAAAAAGAATGAAGAGTTTTAATCACTTTAATCTGAAATCGGAATGCAATTCCTTTATCGACCAAGCATCGACTAGTTAGACAATGCTTAGCATACAAGGTCATCATTGTAGCTAATAAAATTGGTattttggtgttcttgctcttatTTTGAAGTGACATTTTAGTTTTGTTAcccttattttttaattttatgattttatTACAATTCAATGTGATTTTGCAGTAGATTTTTGCGCATTTATCCTTGTTTTGATCATTGACTAGAGGTAAAATTATACTGACTTGTGAATAGTAAATGGAAAATATATAAAGTTAAATAATAAAGgcaaaatcataattacacttCAAAGTAGAGGCAAGAATATAAATACCCAAAGAATCTAACGTGCTTGCCTATCGCTGGAAATAGGACTCTTTCAAAAGAAGTAACATGTTCTGTCAAGGCTGTTTGATCAGAACTCGCACTCAGTTCTTGATGTTATTCGGGTCTGGTTTTTTATACCTTTCTCTTCGGAATTTCAGTTCCAGTGTGTGGCAATTTGACGGGTGGCCTATAACGAATTTGATGTTTCTCCTCCTTCTTAATATAAAGATACGCAATTTATGTATTCAAGAAAAGAATAACATGCGACGGATGTAACCACCAGCTCGGAACATGCCTATACAGAGATTAGCTAGCAGGGAGTCAAACCCCAAGCAAAATGTCAAATAAGACCCTCCTAGCAAACCACCGGTTTCCAGTCCATATGatgcctctgctctgctctctgCTAGTCTGCTCCTCAACGGTCCTGCACTACTGGTCCAGTGCTGCCCTGTCCCAAAAGCAAGTTCACAAtcaatgaaaagaaaaaagaaaaagagaaggaaacAACCTtccccaaatgcccccaaaataGCTGGGCTCTGCAGCTTTCGGTCTCAGCTGTCTAATTAGATTGGATCCGATGAAGATTGAGCTAAGATTTGAATGTGAATTGTCTTTGCTAATCCTGAGCTAGTGACTCTTAGCGCACTTTCTTGAGCCATTAATGACTCTTAGCGCACTTTTCTTGTTTCTAGCTCTAGCTTCGATTGTTTCTGACTGAAACAAGTGCGTTGTCTGCTTGTCTCGCTATTCGTCTTTGGCCATTTGTGATTGAAATAGCACGCAAGATGCTCAGTTGTTGCTCACTTCTTTACCTCGGCGCTATCATTCTTGTTAATACCTAACAGACCATGTTCTGTCAATTTGGACACGTAATCGGGACATCATCACAAGGTACGACCAATTAttttcatcttcaaaccatttCTTTGTATCAAGCAAAGGAATATACTGGTTGGACTAGTCACTAATCTATTACTCAGGTGTTCACAATTAGAACACGTTTTAAAATGGTTAAATAGGTATTTCAGTCCCTCAACTTTGATCCGGGGACAAGTTCATCCCTCAACTTTAAGATTGGCCAATATAGTccctcaacttttattttgatcAATCTCATTATTATGCGGATATTATACTCTATTTTACCCTTGGCTCTTCCCCTTCTCAACTCCGCAACaattattaaaaaaaagtaTCTGACCAATGCAAGCGATTTAGTATACTGACATCTATGCATTAGGAGCTAAACATCACAAGTTTTTATTCTGGAATGTAGAATTTTTTTATCCATGCGTCGCTTTGTATTGCGCTGTATGGAGAGTGGAATTAAAGTTACTTGTTGCATAACTATGTACCACCATATTAAAAGTTTGCAGAAAGCTGGGCTAACAGTGACACAAAAGAGTGGAAATTGAGGAGGGGAAGAGAAACAAAGGGTAAAAAGGATATTTTTCCATTTTGTCTCATGTTATTATGGAGTATAATATCAGCATAAGGATGAGTTTGTTATTATTATGTAGTATAATATCAGCATAAGGGTGAGTTTGTTATTTTGGAGTATAATATCAGCATAAGGATGATTTTTTGTACCACAAAACAAAAGTCGAGATACTATATTAGACCATTTGAAAGTTGAGAGATGAATTTGATCCTTAGGATAAAGTTGAGAGAAAAAAAGTACCTATTTTGCGAGCCATTCAAAATAGTACTCTTAGATTATCCTACCGGTGTTACCTCCCCTGTTGtactctttttctttcccttttgttCGAATAAGATTATCTTTTTGAAAATTATCTTAGCACTTAGCAGCGCTAAAAACGATGAAAGAAAAGAATACAAATGTTACTATGTACATTGATGACTTATATcttcagagaaaaaaaagacTAAAGTGACATCCATTTCAAATTGGAATACGGTTTGCTTGGTTGACAGTTGACACACTAAAGAAAGAGTACCATTGCAAACTGATCAGACTGAGTACCATTGCAAAGTGGACAAGAGCTTCCtctaaaagaagaaaaaacatgcgACTCCCGGCTCGGAGCGTGCACGGGCCACACGGTCAACACCTGCCGGTCAACACGCCGGCCAAATGCCAAAACTACCCACCACAGCACAAAAGGTTTCATCCGAAAATAGAACTCGATAAATAGTCGACGACGCACGTGACACTGCTATCAGCCTATCACTTTTTATCACAAGAGTAATTTCTAACCAATTTTATAGAATAATCATTTCCCAACAAATTATCGTAAATAACCCCAACGATTGCATGTAGAATTCCAATCGGATTGAATTTTTTTACAGACTGTTTAAATTGTTGGGTGAAAACCTCGGTTGTCCAAAAAAAAATGAGTAGAAGGAAAAGGATGTGGGCCCGGGAAGGGGCAGTTTGGTCATCTTCCTCATCGCACTCGCGGTGCGATCAGGTGCCACCTTCGACCCGCACCTGAGGCAGGCGGTATTCCGACCGGCATCACCTATCCCaatttccctctctctcctcaccTGTCGAGCTCCCCTACCGCCCGTACCCACCTCCCCCCAGTCCCCGCCCGTTCGCCCCGCGGcttatccaccaccaccactccacCGCCGGGCCGGATCGATCGggatcgcgccgccgccgccgccgccgccgccgccatccgcgcCCGCGGGGATCCTGCTCCTACCATGCTGCGGCGCTGCGCCCTTGCCCGACCGTGCCGGCCCGCCGAACCGCGCCTCCCGCTCCCCGACGACCACCCGCCCGTCGccgtcttctccttcctcttcatccCCACCTAAATTGATCGCCCCGCCGCGCGGTCCCGGcggccctcctcggcggcgctGGGAGGACGAGCAGCGGGCggatcgccgccgcgcgcgcgtcgtCCGGCCGGGCGGGATGAGCCGGGAGGGGCAGAAGCTCgactgcgccgccggcgccggcggcgtcgggaTCGGGGTGCTGTCGCTGGACCTGCTGGGCCAGGTGCTCGACCGCCTGCGCGAGCCGCGGGACCGCAAGGCGTGCCGCGTCGTCAGCCGCGCCTTCGAGCGCGCCGAGGCCGCGCACCGCCGCGCGCTGCGGGTGCTCCGGCGGGAGCGCCTCCCGCGCCTGCTCCGCGCGTTCCCGGCGCTCGAGCGCCTCGACCTCTCCGCCTGCGCCTCGCTCGACGACGcctcgctcgccgcggccgtcgccggcgccggagggggCCTCGCGGGGCTCCGCCGCGTGTGCCTGGCCCGGGCCAGCGGGGTCGGGTGGCGCGGGCTCGAGGCGCTCGTCGCCGCATGTCCCAGGCTGGAGGCCGTCGACCTGTCGCACTGCGTCGGCGCCGGGGACCGCGAggtcgcggcggtggcggccgcggccgggctCAGGGACCTCAGGCTGGACAAGTGCCTCGCTGTCACGGACATGGGGCTCGCCAAGGTGGCTGTCGGGTGCCCCAGGCTGGAGAAGCTCAGTGTCAAGTGGTGCCGTGAGATTTCTGACATCGGAATTGATCTGCTCGCCAAGAAATGCCCCGAGCTCCGCAGCCTCAACATCTCCTACCTCAAGGTTACTGCTGCTCTGTGAGCTGTATATTGAACTGTCATTGCTTGGATAGCGGAAACATGAAACATGATTACTTGTGGCTAGATATGGTTTGGGGCTAGGCATGAAATTCTGTTTTTAGAActctacaaaaaaaattatgtttagATAAAAAAGCGAGAAATTCTTAATTCCtgtgcagcagcagccacaagaAATGTCCCTTAGTCTGGGTAATCGAACCAACTTTCTGCCGAACCATTATTTAATTTCACATTGCGGTAACGACATCATTGTATCCTATTGTTTGTTTGGTTGTCAGATTGTATCTAGCCCGTCACATGTTGGAGCTGGGTGTCGAACCAACTTTTTGCCTGGGTGATCCATTTTTTAATTTCACATTGGTTGGGGTAATGAAATGCTTATTTTTCTCTTCTGCTATAGGTGGGTAATGAATCCCTTAGATCAATATCTACACTTGAGAAGCTCGAGGAGTTGGCAATGGTTGGTTGCTCATGTATAGATGATGAAGGCCTGGAATTACTGAGCAAGGGGAGCGACTCACTGCAGGTAATCACACTTTGGGATGCCTAACTCTAAACACCTCTGATGCATATTGTTGTGTCAATTTGATTATGTAAAATTTGAATAGTTCTAGTTATTAGCTTCCTGCTAGTGGGACTTACACTCATCTGGAAACTGGAATTTGGATACTTATAGTGTGTGCAGCATCACTGGCaacttaatttttttaatgctgattttttttttgtctttttgaAACATTGACCCAAGCTTCTTTTATTTCAGAGTGTTGATGTGTCAAGATGTGATCATGTGACTTACCAGGGATTAGCTTCACTCATAGATGGTCGCAAATTTCTCCAGAAGTTACATGCTGCAGATTGTTTGCATGTGAGTTGGTGATCActtattagtttttttttgtgtacaATACAAAACCCTATTTTTTTATGTTACAAACAAATTGGTAATTTAACTAACATATTATTGGAGATTCAACCCTCATGAAGAGTGACAAATAATCAAAAGGGGCAAATGTCTGACTTACTGTGATGTTATTTTTTAAACTTGTAGGAGATAGGACAGTGTTTTCTGTCCAAGTTGTCAACACTGAAGGAAACCTTGACTGTGTTGAAACTCGATGGTCTTGGAGTCTCAGACTCTCTCCTTCAAGCCTTTGGTGAAGGTTGTAACAACCTGGTTGAGATTGGACTTAGCAAATGCAGTGGCGTTACAGATGAAGGAATCTCATCTCTTCTAGCTCGATGTAGTGACCTAAAGACAATTAATCTCACATGCTGCAATCTCATCACCAATAATGCGCTTAATTCAATAGCGGACAACTGTAAGATGCTTGAATGCTTGCTGTTAGAATCCTGCTCTTTGATAAATGAGAAGGGAATAAAGCAAATTGCAACTTGTTGCCCCAATCTTAAGGAGATAGACCTCACTGACTGTGGAGTGAATGATGCAGGTTCATGATCTCTACTATTATGTTTTTGTCCATTTTTATCCAAATCTGTTCATTTTAAATTGAGCATGACCATATAAGCTACTTGTTTCTGCAGCGCTGGAGTACTTGGCTAAATGTTCTGAACTGCGAATATTGAAATTAGGCCTATGCTCAAGTATTTCCGACAAAGGCATTGCTTTTATTAGTTCAAACTGTggcaagctcgtggagcttgacCTCTACCGGTAATTTAGCTCTTCTTATGTAGTATTTTATCATGATTCTTTTTCAGTCTCCATGCATGAGAATAACATGTCTGCATTATTCCTTCCTCTAGGTGCAACTCCTTTACTGATGATGGGCTGGCAGCTTTAGCAAATGGCTGCAAGAAGATTAAGTTGTTAAACTTGTGC containing:
- the LOC120666419 gene encoding F-box/LRR-repeat protein 3-like, which gives rise to MSREGQKLDCAAGAGGVGIGVLSLDLLGQVLDRLREPRDRKACRVVSRAFERAEAAHRRALRVLRRERLPRLLRAFPALERLDLSACASLDDASLAAAVAGAGGGLAGLRRVCLARASGVGWRGLEALVAACPRLEAVDLSHCVGAGDREVAAVAAAAGLRDLRLDKCLAVTDMGLAKVAVGCPRLEKLSVKWCREISDIGIDLLAKKCPELRSLNISYLKVGNESLRSISTLEKLEELAMVGCSCIDDEGLELLSKGSDSLQSVDVSRCDHVTYQGLASLIDGRKFLQKLHAADCLHEIGQCFLSKLSTLKETLTVLKLDGLGVSDSLLQAFGEGCNNLVEIGLSKCSGVTDEGISSLLARCSDLKTINLTCCNLITNNALNSIADNCKMLECLLLESCSLINEKGIKQIATCCPNLKEIDLTDCGVNDAALEYLAKCSELRILKLGLCSSISDKGIAFISSNCGKLVELDLYRCNSFTDDGLAALANGCKKIKLLNLCYCNKITDSGLGHLGSLEELTNLELRCLVRITCIGISSIAIGCKSLIELDLKRCYSVDDASLGALARNALNLRQLTISYCQVTGLGLCHLLSSLRCLQDIKMVHLSWVSIEGFEMALRAACGRLKKLKMLTGLKTVLSPELLQMLQACGCRIRWVNKPLVYKDC